gttcctcagccacacattcaggtcccgtatctccctgttcctgctctcgccagcacggggAACTGGAAACAAACCGGagctaacaaccctggaggtcctgctttacaGCATTTTTCAAAGCTCTCTAAAGTCaatctgcagaatattcatccccttctttccgacatcgtttgtgccgacatgcactgccacttccggctgttcaccttcgcccttgaggattttctgcactctgtccgtgacatcctggatcctggcaccaggaaggcagcacaccatcctcgaatcccatctgttgccgcagaaacccctgtccgtacctctaacaatgacgttgcctgacgttggcctctttggttttggctcaacagccctttttgcttcgcaagccagtctgcCGCTCAATGTAATAACGTCTtcggtcccgacagcttctaagtgggtgaacctgttcacaagaggtacaacacctggggactttgcattccatgcttccctccctttctcactggctcccaccttctctcttaggtgtaacaatcttactgtaggacttgtcgaggaacaactcagtttctcggatgaacctgaggtcatccacttgcttctccagttccctaacacggtccttcaggagctgtacctggatgcacctcacatttgtagcagccagagggaccagcagtgtccttgacctcccacatactgcaagcatcacactgaatcagcttgcctgacatatccttctttcgtctctccctctccagcgttttgcgtagccacctctcctcagcctcctctcgagccaaagactcgcccttttctcacagggcacttccctcacaaggccgctccctaatagccatcttgcttatattgactgataaattgcctaatttatagAGGGActgtaaaaccaggaagtggtgtgcctcaattaatctctgcaagctggagctctgtcaattagtctctgtcattctgagctctgaatgacactgaacaaatgtccacagcactgtgagtaccctcaatatctctctctccctctctccctccctctccctcccctctcctcctccccccctctcctcctccccccctctcctcctccccctctcctcccctctctctctctcccctctttttcctcccctccatccccccccaccgtccctcccctaaccccttcccctccacatacccctacccccttccctccaccctccctccctgttccgcacctctccccctcctctcagcacattctctccccctgccccctctcccccccccctctctctcccctcctcccctccatcccctcccccaccctcactccaTCCCCTAAAccgcctcccctccacaccccttaccctcttccctccaccctccccctccctgctccccacctctccccctcacccccctctcagcaccccctctctctccccctctctctctctcccctcctcccccacctttcccctctcacccaccctccctcttatcctcctctccaccccctatccctcttgcccctccctctgtatctctgtctctctctctgtctctgccccttctctctctgccctcactctctccgcccccccctctctagatgtgactgcaagttgggggctatgcgtgtacatagggtggttatggggtaaaaggagcaaattaataatattaatataatatcaaggggggtaattagcgtgagtgcggtgggggggggatagttagtgtgtgtgatgctgcatgccgcctccccccccccacaaccgcacgttgggggaacagacccaacgggtctgcacttggtctactatttgatatatttacaaagcttttcaagtcaagaatagaacctaatacggaatggattatatttggaataataaaagatatcaatttaaataaagaccaaaaggtttttttaaattattggttaataatttgaaataaattgatacttaaattttgggaaaatacagctataccaactgctaaaatgtggattaggaatatgatggacatatcgcaccttgaagaaatgagactccgactaatagataaatatgaccaattcttaaggagttggtccccttttatcgactttttggaatcatgtgatgcagctgtactgtaaagattgctgatttcaggtcaggtcgtggatagatttacatctccgaataaagatttgaaaatgtcTCTTTTAAGGacctttttctcctatttctactttccactttttcttttcttatacacacacttcacgtttttctattttctactatctattttttcctctttttctcctctccattttcttcttcctgtctttcttatttccttttcaaaaacataaaactagaggttgtacattgaatgtataattacgttatgacatagttggcacctaaaattaggtcccactgtattgttttgtattgcactaacttctaataaaataaacaaaaaaaaataaacaaaataaaattgcctaatttaccagtttacaaaccaaattcctcagttttcaattgttttcccccctctgactcacttctaactctcctcgcaCACGGGctggagccaatcagtgttttctcctgcttatctttgttgctgttgcttccaaatccacagcagctctgagtaaagtctgcctgtgctttgcctctccttttcaacggtttccccccctctgacccacttctaactctcctctcacttgggctagagccaatcaaagatcttatagcagagcaagatggcctactcctacgcaaaacacttagagcggtcatgggcagattcatgggtgattataggacccctttttagcaaccagcctccgccatcttgttccgccacctTGCTTCCGCCCAAAGATCGGAtctgtaatgtcctgtttgccagcttgttgacgctCTGTGTTCCCCCTGCAGGGCTTAGGAGCCGGTGCCGTGGATGGAGAGACGAGGACGTGAGcggcccccatctgctcggtgtgcgggctgagcttcgagctgCTGAGctgcgatggaggaccacatggcgggacacaacaaggagaagcgttatgagtgtgacgtgtgtggccaGGCCTGTCAgtacccgagccagctggagatccaccggtgggtgcacacgggagaaccgcagcagcacaaccgcgtggactccggcgagaggcccttcacctgcttcgactgcggcaagagcttcaagacggcggaTGTGCTGAAGatacaccggcgggtgcacacaggcgagaagccccatggctgctccacctgcggcaagagtttTGCCCAGTTGTCGGCGTTGTGGgatcaccggcgggtgcacagcaatgagcggcccttcacctgctccaactgcggcaaaggcttcaagtcgtccatccacctgaagattcaccagcgcactcacaccggcgagcgtccctacacctgtgcccagtgcggcaagggcttcacccgctccagcaccctgctgttgcaccagcgcacccacactggcgagcggccatacacctgcacccagtgcggcaagggcttcacccgctccagcaccctgctgcaacaccagcgcacccacactggcgagcggccatacacctgcatccagtgcggcaagggcttcacctgccccagcaacctgctgtcccaccagcgcacccatactggcgagcgtccctacacctgcatccagtgcggcaaggacttcacccgCGCCAGCAACCTACTggtgcaccagcacacccacaccagcgagcgcccctacacctgcgcccagtgcggcaagggtttcacccaccccagcagcctgctggtgcaccagcgcaaccacaccggcgagcgcccctacacctgcgtccagtgcggcaagggcttcacccgctccagcaccctgctgcaacaccagcgcacccacactggcgagcggccATACACCTGCATCCAGTGCGGCAAGTGCTTCACCTGCCccagcaacctgctgtcccaccagcgcacccatactggcgagcgtccctacacctgcatccagtgcggcaaggacttcacccgCGCCAGCAACCTACTggtgcaccagcacacccacaccagcgagcgcccctacacctgcgcccagtgcggcaagggtttcacccaccccagcaacctgctgtcccaccagcgcacccatactggcgagcgtccctacacctgcatccagtgcggcaaggacttcacccgCGCCAGCAACCTACTggtgcaccagcacacccacaccagcgagcgcccctacacctgcgcccagtgcggcaagggtttcacccaccccagcagcctgctggtgcaccagcgcaaccacaccggcgagcgcccctacacctgcgtccagtgcggcaagggcttcacccgctccactaGGCTGTATTCCcaccagctcacccacaccggcgagcgtccctacacctgcacccagtgcggcaagggcttcacccgctccaacaaCTTActagagcaccagcgcacccacaccggcgagcgtccctacacctgtgcccagtgcggcaagggcttcatccgctccaccaggctgctgtcccaccagcgactGCACACcagcgaccgtcccgtccccagcccggtgtgtggagagcgctttgccatggcctcccatgtCCCGTctaaccagcacgtgcacaccagtggccagccctacgactgcccgtactgcggtgaggagtttgacagctcacgggggttgcggcaacacaggcggacccacgccggcgagcagctgctcccactgtgacaagagaggacgggggctgcgggagcaccagcggatacacaccagagagagaccctttgtgtgcgctgagtatgGCAAGgcattcacccgccttgaccacctgctggagcaccgacgagaccacaccggccagcgccccttcacctgcccgctctgcggcaaggcctttgcccactcctccagcctgttggcacaccgccacgtggatagataggcacagtttaggtagacataaaatgcaggaaggaatgggtaatgtttcagggtcgagaccgcatcttcagtgtcgacccgaaacgtcaccgattccttgtctccagagatgctgcctgacccgctgagttactccagcactctgtgaatcgtcacctttccatgttctccaccgatgctgtctgacccgctgattttctccagcactttgtgttagtcataaagtgatacagtgtggaaacaggaccttcggcccaactttcccacaccgaccaacatgttccagctacactagtcacatctgcctgtgtttggtccatatccctccaaacttggcctatccgtgtaactgtctaactgtttcttaggatagtcacagcctcaactacctcctctgacagtttgttccatactcccaccaccctgtgtgagaatgttacccctcagtttccttttaaatcttttccccttcaccttgaacccatgtccgctggtcatcgattcccccactctgggcaaaagattctgtgcatctacctaaattgtgttctgtgcaagattccagcatctgcagtttcttgtgtctccctcaccgatctccacctatcacttctgaagatgggtctcaacctgaaacgtcacccattccttatctctagagatgctgcctgtcccgctgagttactccagcatttgtgttcacctatcacttgccaggctttgtccagcccccatctctcttttccagcttcctccccccacccacccactccactcagtctgaagaagggtcctgactcaaaacgtcgtctatccattccctctaaagcggtggaggaactcagtgggtcaggccgcatctgtagagggaagggaatctaaggcaaccactcccacctctcctttccaactttctccaccccccacaccaagcagtctgaagaagggtcctgacctagaatgttgcctgtccatgctctccagacgtgcaagttactccaggagactgtgtctctttttgtaaaccagcatctgctgttccttctatctggtcctcgattcccccactctgcattgtgctcggtccgccaaggctaaggacggataaggaccaaacacaaacactcccagttgccaaccatttcaactccccttcccattcccacactgacctttttgcctgggcctcctccattgccagagtgatgtgacacacaaactggaggaacagcacctcatagcttacagccgaatgagatgaacattgaattcttcaaattaaggagactcccccccccccccccccccccccgacctaatcaagtcctggagtcttGATTctcctccaaagtgccggtagaactcagcaggtcagccatccgtggtgggaaacggatggagaagtgttccttatATAAGCccctccttggccctgtcgaggagcagaccatcaacagtaccagcatcttctcattcatactgtacccaagGGAAATGCTaaagtgagccaagctgcacacagccgactgctcacagtaccagctggctgccactggCCCAAACACTTAAAGGcatttaaatgtgttttttttaaagagagtctTGACGTATTTGTgccttacgtaacaaataaaTCCATTTTTTTCCTGACCTCACTGTGTTTTTCgtaattcttcagaattcatgttgttATCAATAATGAGAGAAAATgcaaaccatctccagaaatgataagaaattattctcgcctccatgcatatctgtaaCTGTAGGGCAGTTgcacacctccccactacttcaaagatagttcctACAGCTGGCAATATCGTTTGGCTGCTCttgtgttttatttgtttaatggatttgattagattaggAAATGTTTCCTTTCCTACAAGGGTCATTCTTCTGAGGAGTTTCTATAGCAACATGCCCACTCTTGCCTTTATGAAGGGAATGAAGATTTGTACTGCAAGGTATGCCTGACAAATAATGGATTAGCTGTACAAAATATGATCCATTGATTCAATTGTGGTCAAATCCTAGTGAACACTCACCTTTTTCTAATGCAGCCGTCACCAACGTTGCAAAAGAAAAAGGGCAATTATTATACACATTCTGCACAACATACTTTTTTGACACCAAACAATGTTACATTTTGTTTCAGGCTATGCTTTACCAATCTTCACTGTTTGAAGCCATTTCAGCCTTCAATGGTGAACATTGCTTATCTCTGCTGATACAAACTTTTAGcttgatactagaccaagtgggaccagttgtgtccctgtcacacggtaggcctggtccccaacgcaaccagttcccgtaatgcaatatttcaccactcacctgttcccccaatacaATAATCCTCAACTCACCCAAAGCCCCCAAATGTGCAGGGACAGCTTATTTCCTcttatcccccagcactctctcccctccaatTCAGCcccccaattgcacttgctgccaggaatttaaaaaataatcaaattgcacttcccctgcctcccccagcactcccttccctccccttcctcttcagcctccctgtttttaaacttttaaaaacttCCCACAGGACTAAGTGGGGATGGCCAGCAAGGATTGGATCCCATTGTggcatcatagctgtaactgccagtgtgcagatggAAGCAAGTGTTGTCAAggtgggattttgtaaagttaaacatgtgaataacttgtaaaacataacatcaatctgaacaaaacttgataaaaaagacaccacaagacaattgggCCTCAGCGCTTAATCTCAAAATGAGACGCAGCCGAGATTACTTCCAGAAGCTTTTACTTTCAATCTTAGCAAGAATCTTTCCACATTTCACTTCACTCCTTGGAATTTTAAGAGTGATTGGTCTGTTCCCTTTTTTGTGCCGCTCCTACATCAACAATTCAATGAGCTTGTATTAAGAATATTATCCTTATCTCTGTTAGATTACAATCAAGTATTACAGCAagtttgtacctcctccaacctcatctactgcatccgctgttccaggtgacaacttctctacatcggcaagaccaagcgcaggct
Above is a window of Amblyraja radiata isolate CabotCenter1 unplaced genomic scaffold, sAmbRad1.1.pri S100, whole genome shotgun sequence DNA encoding:
- the LOC116969078 gene encoding histone-lysine N-methyltransferase PRDM9-like, encoding CTQCGKGFTRSSTLLQHQRTHTGERPYTCIQCGKGFTCPSNLLSHQRTHTGERPYTCIQCGKDFTRASNLLVHQHTHTSERPYTCAQCGKGFTHPSSLLVHQRNHTGERPYTCVQCGKGFTRSSTLLQHQRTHTGERPYTCIQCGKCFTCPSNLLSHQRTHTGERPYTCIQCGKDFTRASNLLVHQHTHTSEPLCHGLPCPV